From a region of the Nocardioides ginsengisegetis genome:
- the glgB gene encoding 1,4-alpha-glucan branching protein GlgB has protein sequence MTTSVKPVDTGELDLLVQGGHGHPHTVLGAHPHEGGVTVRVYKPLATSVVVRHGGTETELAHEHDGIWVGTLDVADVPDYRVAVSYGDSPIEVDDPYRFLPTLGEVDLHLINEGRHEQLWTVLGARVHHYDVPGGGRISGTAFAVWAPSARGVRLKGSFNNWDGREHPMRQLGTSGVWELFVPGVGAGAGYKFLILGTDGQWREKADPMASWAEVPPATSSVVYESHYTWGDDAWMRERAGKQPVTEAMSVYEMHLASWRRGKSWAELAEELPAYLADLGFTHVELMPVMQHPFGGSWGYHVTSYFAPDSRFGDPDGFRLLVDRLHQAGIGVILDWVPGHFATDEWALARFDGTPLYEDPNPQRGWHKEWGSHIFNFGRPEVRNFLYANALYWLEEFHADGLRVDGVASMLYLDYSREEGEWSPNIHGGRENLEAVQFLQEMNATVYKRVPGATTIAEESTSWPGVTRPTDADGLGFGFKWNMGWMHDSLGYMEHQPVHRSYHHGEMTFSLVYAWSENFVLPISHDEVVHGKGSLLRKMPGDRWQQLANLRAYLAFMWAHPGKQLLFMGAEMGQESEWAEARELDWWLLDHPEHRGVQSLVRDLNAAYRSSPALWARDHEPSAFQWIDANDAGRNTFSFVRRGRDGDADLVCIANFAAVPHEGYRLGLPAAGRWDEVVNTDAETYTGSGVGNMGAVTAVAGDWSGQPAYADVVVPPLATVWLRRAD, from the coding sequence ATGACCACCTCTGTGAAGCCCGTCGACACCGGCGAGCTCGACCTCCTGGTCCAGGGCGGACACGGGCACCCGCACACCGTCCTGGGCGCCCACCCGCACGAGGGCGGCGTGACCGTCCGGGTCTACAAGCCGCTGGCGACCTCGGTCGTGGTCCGGCACGGCGGCACCGAGACCGAGCTCGCCCACGAGCACGACGGCATCTGGGTCGGCACGCTCGACGTGGCCGACGTCCCGGACTACCGGGTGGCGGTGTCCTACGGCGACAGCCCGATCGAGGTCGACGACCCCTACCGGTTCCTGCCGACGCTCGGCGAGGTCGACCTGCACCTGATCAACGAGGGTCGCCACGAGCAGCTGTGGACGGTCCTCGGCGCCCGGGTGCACCACTACGACGTGCCGGGCGGCGGCCGGATCAGCGGCACGGCGTTCGCCGTGTGGGCGCCGTCGGCACGCGGCGTACGCCTCAAGGGGTCGTTCAACAACTGGGACGGTCGCGAGCACCCGATGCGCCAGCTCGGGACCTCGGGCGTGTGGGAGCTGTTCGTGCCCGGCGTCGGCGCCGGCGCCGGCTACAAGTTCCTGATCCTCGGCACCGACGGGCAGTGGCGCGAGAAGGCCGACCCGATGGCGTCCTGGGCCGAGGTGCCGCCGGCGACCTCGTCGGTCGTCTACGAGTCGCACTACACGTGGGGCGACGACGCGTGGATGCGCGAGCGGGCCGGCAAGCAGCCGGTGACCGAGGCGATGAGCGTCTACGAGATGCACCTCGCGTCGTGGCGCCGCGGCAAGTCGTGGGCCGAGCTGGCCGAGGAGCTGCCGGCGTACCTCGCCGACCTGGGGTTCACCCACGTCGAGCTGATGCCGGTCATGCAGCACCCCTTCGGCGGGTCGTGGGGCTACCACGTCACGTCGTACTTCGCGCCCGACTCCCGCTTCGGCGACCCCGACGGCTTCCGCCTGCTCGTCGACCGGCTCCACCAGGCCGGCATCGGCGTGATCCTGGACTGGGTGCCGGGCCACTTCGCCACCGACGAGTGGGCGCTGGCCCGCTTCGACGGGACGCCCCTCTACGAGGACCCCAACCCGCAGCGCGGCTGGCACAAGGAGTGGGGCTCCCACATCTTCAACTTCGGGCGCCCCGAGGTCCGCAACTTCCTCTACGCCAACGCGCTCTACTGGCTGGAGGAGTTCCACGCCGACGGGCTGCGCGTCGACGGCGTGGCCTCGATGCTCTACCTCGACTACTCCCGCGAGGAGGGTGAGTGGTCGCCGAACATCCACGGCGGCCGCGAGAACCTCGAGGCGGTGCAGTTCCTCCAGGAGATGAACGCCACCGTCTACAAGCGGGTGCCGGGGGCGACCACGATCGCCGAGGAGTCGACCTCCTGGCCCGGCGTCACGCGGCCCACGGACGCGGACGGCCTCGGCTTCGGCTTCAAGTGGAACATGGGCTGGATGCACGACTCGCTGGGCTACATGGAACACCAGCCCGTGCACCGCTCCTACCACCACGGCGAGATGACGTTCTCCCTCGTCTACGCCTGGTCGGAGAACTTCGTGCTCCCGATCAGCCACGACGAGGTCGTGCACGGCAAGGGCTCCCTGCTGCGCAAGATGCCCGGCGACCGCTGGCAGCAGCTGGCCAACCTGCGCGCCTACCTGGCCTTCATGTGGGCGCACCCCGGCAAGCAGCTGCTCTTCATGGGCGCCGAGATGGGCCAGGAGTCGGAGTGGGCCGAGGCCCGCGAGCTCGACTGGTGGCTGCTCGACCACCCCGAGCACCGGGGCGTGCAGTCCCTCGTGCGCGACCTCAACGCCGCCTACCGCTCCTCCCCCGCGCTCTGGGCGCGCGACCACGAGCCGTCGGCGTTCCAGTGGATCGACGCCAACGACGCCGGCCGCAACACCTTCTCCTTCGTACGTCGCGGACGCGACGGCGACGCCGACCTGGTCTGCATCGCCAACTTCGCGGCCGTGCCGCACGAGGGCTACCGGCTCGGCCTGCCCGCCGCCGGCCGCTGGGACGAGGTCGTCAACACCGACGCCGAGACCTACACCGGCTCCGGGGTCGGCAACATGGGCGCCGTCACGGCCGTCGCCGGCGACTGGTCGGGCCAGCCGGCGTACGCCGACGTCGTCGTGCCTCCCCTCGCGACGGTGTGGTTGCGGCGGGCCGACTGA
- a CDS encoding maltokinase N-terminal cap-like domain-containing protein encodes MTTTDQPQDLLTTFVAQARWFGGKGRDFSITGGRRLGEVPGHVADGPHVAIDLVTLSFEDGGADEYYQLPLAFYAEPQERIAHAHLGQWHDEDFGTCHVYDAVHDREAMACWLRSFADPPESGPLAFHRLPGHELDLETHSTLFAGEQSNSSVAFGDDSLMKVFRKITPGANPDISIHEVLTTAGSDHVAALYGWLDTPSLTTEGEPTDQVLQLAMLQQFLKTATDGWDLALASVRNLFAEADLHADEVGGDFAGESARLGEALAEVHASLAHHFPTEERSAAQVGALAAAMRDRLEAALLVVPGLAPHADRLRAAYDDLAALESVRVQRIHGDLHLGQTLRTVRGWKIVDFEGEPAKPLSERVLPDSPWRDVAGMLRSFDYAPRVVERTWGNTDDDNAPQRAYRAAEWAERNRTTFLEAYAGRELTADEHVLLAAYVADKAVYETVYEVRNRPSWVAIPLEAVARIGVS; translated from the coding sequence GTGACGACCACCGACCAGCCGCAGGACCTGCTCACGACCTTCGTGGCGCAGGCCCGGTGGTTCGGCGGCAAGGGTCGCGACTTCTCCATCACCGGCGGCCGGCGCCTGGGTGAGGTGCCCGGGCACGTCGCCGACGGGCCGCACGTCGCGATCGACCTCGTCACGCTGTCCTTCGAGGACGGCGGGGCGGACGAGTACTACCAGCTCCCGCTCGCCTTCTACGCCGAGCCGCAGGAGCGGATCGCCCACGCCCACCTCGGGCAGTGGCACGACGAGGACTTCGGCACGTGTCACGTGTACGACGCGGTGCACGACCGCGAGGCGATGGCCTGCTGGCTGCGCTCCTTCGCCGATCCCCCGGAGTCCGGGCCGCTCGCGTTCCACCGGCTGCCCGGCCACGAGCTGGACCTCGAGACCCACTCGACGCTGTTCGCCGGCGAGCAGTCCAACTCCTCGGTCGCCTTCGGCGACGACTCGCTGATGAAGGTGTTCCGCAAGATCACCCCCGGCGCCAACCCGGACATCTCCATCCACGAGGTGCTCACCACGGCGGGCTCCGACCACGTGGCCGCCCTCTACGGCTGGCTCGACACGCCCTCGCTCACGACCGAGGGCGAGCCCACGGACCAGGTCCTGCAGCTGGCGATGCTCCAGCAGTTCCTCAAGACCGCCACCGACGGCTGGGACCTGGCCCTGGCCAGCGTCCGCAACCTCTTCGCCGAGGCCGACCTGCACGCCGACGAGGTCGGCGGCGACTTCGCCGGCGAGTCGGCACGGCTCGGCGAGGCCCTGGCCGAGGTGCACGCCAGCCTCGCCCACCACTTCCCCACCGAGGAGCGCTCGGCCGCCCAGGTCGGCGCCCTCGCCGCCGCCATGCGGGACCGGCTCGAGGCCGCCCTGCTGGTCGTCCCCGGCCTGGCGCCGCACGCCGACCGTCTGCGCGCGGCGTACGACGACCTCGCGGCCCTCGAGAGCGTGCGCGTCCAGCGCATCCACGGCGACCTGCACCTGGGCCAGACCCTGCGCACCGTGCGCGGCTGGAAGATCGTCGACTTCGAGGGCGAGCCGGCAAAGCCGCTGTCCGAGCGGGTGCTGCCCGACTCGCCCTGGCGTGACGTGGCCGGCATGCTGCGCTCGTTCGACTACGCGCCGCGCGTCGTCGAGCGCACGTGGGGCAACACCGACGACGACAACGCCCCGCAGCGCGCCTACCGGGCCGCGGAGTGGGCCGAGCGCAACCGCACGACCTTCCTCGAGGCCTACGCCGGCCGCGAGCTGACCGCCGACGAGCACGTCCTGCTCGCGGCGTACGTCGCCGACAAGGCGGTCTACGAGACCGTCTACGAAGTACGCAACCGTCCCTCCTGGGTGGCGATCCCACTCGAGGCCGTCGCAAGGATCGGAGTGTCATGA
- the treS gene encoding maltose alpha-D-glucosyltransferase — MTEAAAPFPDSVGDTPDWFKTAVFYEVLVRSFRDSNGDGTGDFKGLTEKLDYLQWLGVDCLWVPPFFTSPLRDGGYDVADYTNILPECGSVEDFHHFLDEAHKRGIRVIIDFVMNHTSDQHPWFQASREDPEGPYGDFYVWSDTDELYQDARIIFVDTEPSNWTWDPVRQQYFWHRFFSHQPDLNFDNPKVHEAMLEAMSFWLDMGLDGFRLDAVPYLYERPGTNGENLPETHEFLRMCRKFVDDNYPGRVLLCEANQWPADVVEYFGDPSVGGDECQMAFHFPVMPRIFMAVRRESRFPISEILEQTPPIPDGCQWGIFLRNHDELTLEMVTDEDRDYMWGEYAKDPRMKANIGIRRRLAPLLDNDINQIELFTALLLSLPGSPVLYYGDEIGMGDNIWLGDRDGVRTPMQWTPDRNAGFSSATPGKLHLPAIQDPVYGYQSVNVEAQLENSSSLLHWTRRMIQARRQHEAFGLGSFTDLGGSNSTVLSYVREHEASNGSRDIIVCVNNLSRFPQPVELDLRRWEGMVPVELLGGVPFPAIGELPYLLTLGGYGFYWFRLTAPDNDEGMSQ, encoded by the coding sequence TTGACCGAGGCCGCCGCCCCCTTCCCCGACTCCGTCGGGGACACCCCCGACTGGTTCAAGACGGCCGTCTTCTACGAGGTGCTGGTCAGGTCGTTCCGTGACTCCAACGGCGACGGCACCGGCGACTTCAAGGGCCTGACCGAGAAGCTGGACTACCTCCAGTGGCTCGGCGTCGACTGCCTGTGGGTGCCGCCCTTCTTCACCTCGCCGCTGCGCGACGGCGGCTACGACGTCGCCGACTACACCAACATCCTCCCCGAGTGCGGGTCGGTGGAGGACTTCCACCACTTCCTCGACGAGGCGCACAAGCGCGGCATCCGCGTGATCATCGACTTCGTCATGAACCACACGAGCGACCAGCACCCGTGGTTCCAGGCCAGCCGCGAGGACCCCGAGGGTCCCTACGGTGACTTCTACGTCTGGTCCGACACCGACGAGCTCTACCAGGACGCGCGGATCATCTTCGTCGACACCGAGCCGTCCAACTGGACCTGGGACCCGGTCCGCCAGCAGTACTTCTGGCACCGGTTCTTCTCGCACCAGCCCGACCTCAACTTCGACAACCCGAAGGTCCACGAGGCGATGCTGGAGGCGATGTCGTTCTGGCTGGACATGGGCCTGGACGGCTTCCGCCTCGACGCCGTGCCCTACCTCTACGAGCGGCCCGGCACCAACGGCGAGAACCTCCCCGAGACCCACGAGTTCCTGCGGATGTGCCGCAAGTTCGTCGACGACAACTACCCCGGCCGGGTGCTGCTCTGCGAGGCCAACCAGTGGCCCGCCGACGTGGTCGAGTACTTCGGCGACCCGTCGGTCGGCGGCGACGAGTGCCAGATGGCCTTCCACTTCCCGGTGATGCCGCGCATCTTCATGGCGGTGCGCCGCGAGTCGCGCTTCCCGATCTCGGAGATCCTCGAGCAGACGCCGCCGATCCCCGACGGCTGCCAGTGGGGCATCTTCCTGCGCAACCACGACGAGCTGACCCTCGAGATGGTCACCGACGAGGACCGCGACTACATGTGGGGCGAGTACGCCAAGGACCCGCGGATGAAGGCCAACATCGGCATCCGCCGCCGGCTGGCCCCGCTGCTCGACAACGACATCAACCAGATCGAGCTGTTCACCGCGCTCCTGCTCTCCCTGCCCGGCTCCCCCGTCCTCTACTACGGCGACGAGATCGGGATGGGCGACAACATCTGGCTGGGTGACCGCGACGGGGTCCGCACCCCGATGCAGTGGACGCCGGACCGCAACGCGGGCTTCTCCTCGGCCACGCCCGGCAAGCTGCACCTGCCGGCCATCCAGGACCCGGTCTACGGCTACCAGAGCGTCAACGTCGAGGCCCAGCTGGAGAACTCCTCCTCCCTGCTGCACTGGACCCGCCGGATGATCCAGGCCCGCCGCCAGCACGAGGCGTTCGGGCTCGGCTCGTTCACCGACCTCGGCGGCTCCAACTCGACGGTGCTGTCCTACGTCCGCGAGCACGAGGCGTCCAACGGCTCGCGCGACATCATCGTGTGCGTCAACAACCTCTCCCGCTTCCCGCAGCCGGTCGAGCTCGACCTGCGCCGCTGGGAGGGGATGGTCCCCGTGGAGCTGCTCGGCGGGGTGCCGTTCCCGGCGATCGGCGAGCTGCCGTATCTCCTGACGCTCGGTGGGTACGGCTTCTACTGGTTCCGCCTGACCGCGCCCGACAACGACGAGGGGATGTCCCAGTGA